One Osmia lignaria lignaria isolate PbOS001 chromosome 4, iyOsmLign1, whole genome shotgun sequence genomic window, CAGCCTGCGATTGTAATCCGATAACAACGTTACGTTCGAGGCAAATAACGAGTATCCGGGTTATCGTCGACGCGAGACGGTGAATCGTCCGGCAGATTTTCAGTTATGATCCTTCGCGCGGGGTCTCGCAGTAAAATTCATCCTGACGAATATGGAAACATAAAATACGAAACGATCTTTCGGAGTCGGATTCACTGTCTTTCAAAGTTCCTCGCTCGTATCCAGATTCTCTGTAATATCTGGATTCGACATCAAAGACAACGTTACCTGTCAGGCTCGTCTAACGCGAGAGATCGTCGGATCTACGATCAACAGCTTATTATGCAAGATCAAAGCTCGTCCTCGTGTTTGCTGATGTCCAGAGAACTGGAACATCATTTCGTCCTGGGTGATTATGCGACCAGGATCCTCTTACCTGCTGTGATTAAAAGTATATCCCTTTCATCTTGTTACTTAATCATTTCTCTTAAGTAAAAAATACCTCCTTTTTCGTTATTCGTTCCACGTAGAAGCAGCTAAATTATTTCTACAACATCTGCTAAATATTTGCCCCGATTCAATATTCGTTCGTTACATTTTAATACGCCGTAGGTTCGTTACGTTTAGCGCAATTTTATTCGAGTTAAATCGAAAATAGTACTCGATTACCGTATGCATTATTTCCAACTTACCTTTCTAATGGATCCGGCTCGATTAAAACTTCACGAAACACCCGGAACTTTCGCTGTAAACAACAACTTTACCAACTGCTCTATTTACttggcattgttattattgtACTGTAATTGGTGTCCTGAAATATTGATCAAGTTCTATTGCTCTTTATATCCATGGCTTCCCTCCTTTGCACGGTTTATCCGTGAGATTGAAGAAGACACGTCTGCTCTGTGCAATCACCCCCTCGCGATCCAGGTCCACCAGAATTACTTCTTCGTCATCGTGCTCTATAGCTATGTCGATGTCCGGTTCCGTTCTCACGTAAAAGAGATAAGGTATGGGTTCCAACGCGCGTGCACACTCCCTGACCCAATCGGGCACCTCTATGGATTTCTGGCTTTCTTTGTTCAGTCGCTGCAAAAAACGAAAATTTTCTTAcagaaaagaaaggaattaaatCTAAGGGAGTTGAAGTCctttaatatagaaaattttcaagtcGACAAATTGATTTCAATGGTTAATTACGAACCGGTGAATGGCGTGACATTCGGTGCGTTAAATTTCAAACaaactaatttttaaataacgaaGATCCTTGCCGCTCGTTAATCTTCACTCTCGATATCAATCGAAAGTTACATCAGTCTTGGCTACTGGCGATACGTCGATATCCAGCGAAGAGACGTATAACCAAGAGTTAAATGGCTCTTAATGACGACGACAAGGATAAATCGACTGTACTCGCAGACCTTTAGACACTGGTTGGATTCCAGGAAGATCGAAATCATTCAAggagagaacgagagagagaagCATCTGGATCGTTTATCGTAACAGACTTTTTGCCGGATAATGATGGCCATTATTAACGTTGACGATCGACGAACGGAGgagaaaaatttcagaaaatatgaAACGTTTATCCGATATTTATCAGACGGTCTTTAACCGTGTTAACGTAACATCGACGCCGAAAAAAGATTTCCAAGGCTGAGATTCATTAAGGATGCTTAATTACACGAACTAGTTGGCAAGCTGTCGATTGAAGATCTCCTTTCTTCGTAGCCTCGCGATGAAACGAATCGCTCCTTTAACGAGCCACAGATTGCGGGCCTTCGTTCGTAAATAAGAGAAAGGCGTATTCGTTGGTCTAACGAAAGGTCGGCTTGCTTAACCATTTATTGAGCGACAGATAAAAATTGTTACCAGAACTTCTTGCCGGTTGAAAACGTTTTGTGTCATCGGATATCTTGTAATTCCGTACGACGTGATCTCTTTATTTCTGACCATCGCCAACTGTTTCTATTTCGTGAAGCAAAAAACAGCTCTAGTACAATTTTTCTCTTAATGGAACTCGAAAACGAGGCAAAAAGTGGTTGGAAATCAAACGTCAGAAACTTTGGGCCACCAGCTGAACGATATAATAAATTGGGGAGAAAGAATTTAGGACGATCACAGTCGGGAATACTTTGAAACACGGTCGGAGACAAAGtgaataaaataacaaacaaGAAAATAACAGGGATCCCTGAGGTTTTTCTGTTTCTCCTATCCGAAAGTTTTCGAAACGGATGGTATTTTGACGAAAATGTAAACAGGAAAAGGAAATGATATTAGGAACTTCTGGACACGGGAACTTAAGATAAGACAcggtaccgtgcgtcgccgaccttccgggcGGATTCTTGGTAATAGCACAGCtctaattcattttcttttttataaactaGATCGCGAAAATCGAAGGACGAAAAATCACGAAAATAGACCCTTAACAAAGCTACTATTACCTCTTGTGATTTCTCTTTAATAGTCACAGTAGAACGCTTTCCTGATTTCAACGAGGCAATGCTGGCTTTCTGGCTCAGATCCGACGTGTTAACTTGCTGGTCTTTCGATTTGACGAGTTTCCTTTTGGATACACTGCCGCATGGCTTCGGACGAACCGGCCTCTTTGTTCGCCCTGTCTGGTCCTTCCCTTGCACTTGGAAGGTGGCAAGTACGAGTCTACCTCCAATTTCCTTTGTCGCCTGCAATTGTCGAGTTTTAAAAAGCTCGTCGGTGTTCCCCAAGGAGCAGAAGGTCGAGTCGGTGCCTAAAAATCTTTACCCGATCCGCTGTCTCCTTCCAGTGCTTGTAATACGACCTGTAGATGGTCGCCTGGTGCGTAAACTTCTTCAGGAACTCCCTCATCTCCTGCTCGTTACTCGGTAGCGGCAGTTTCTGCAAAGAAAACTCTTTGTTTTTACGGTCGCGCGAAGGCGAAAGTTGAAAAGTTACAGGAGAACCGTGGGAAGAGCTGTAGAAACTTTCCAACAGGATTCTGGTTATAAAATTGAACCGATTCGTACAAGATCGTGGAACGGGACGAGTGGAGTTTAGGAAACATTGTAAATTTTCGTAAGTGGAAAACGAAAGGTTCTTACTTCGTATTCCTCCTCCTCGTACGCATCCTCCAGACCCAAATGTTCCCATGGGGTTCCGATCGGCCAGGTCCTAAGCTCCTCGTTGATTTTAGTTCCTCGATAACAAATTGATTATCTGCTAATACCCATATGGATCCACTCAAGTGTTGCTTAGGATTTATTTTACCTGATTTTACGCTAGCCATCGACTTTGCTGATTTTAAAGTAGCCTTCGAGGCTTGTCTCGAAAAAGCCGACAGTGCTGATTTTATACTAATCCTCGAGCCCTGTTTCGACGTACTCGACCGTGCTGATTTCACAGAAGTCTTCGATGCTTTTCCCGACGTAGCCGACTGCGATAATTTCACAGTAGTCTTCGATGCTTGTCTCGACGTAGCCGAAGGTGCTGATTTTACAGAAGTCCTCGAGGCTTGTCTCGATGCAGCCGATTGTACTCGTACTATAGTGATCTGCGATGGTTGCAGTGACGTGCTTGATACTTCTTTTATGGTAGCCGTCGATGGTGTCAACGTGACGCTGGATGCTGCTGTTGTTAACGCTACCTCCGGTCTCGTTGATGTTCTGTCCAATGTACGTTTCGAGGATCTCTGCTCTTCT contains:
- the LOC117603236 gene encoding uncharacterized protein LOC117603236 isoform X1, which encodes MENFPPNFVAGFLRLHNQYRAAHEAPPLQIDGKLNDYAQEWADVLAKNCALEYRPKGNYGENVFRSTWKKTEREIKPSDPLESWYREGRFFNYGEKQPQSLEDVRHFTQLLWKEARTIGLGIANDIEGLIYFVCNYNPPGNVADQFAKNVLPLKLEDQELLPHEAEGIRTTEIRPEVVRSMERLYAVPSEKLRVWSVWLTKIVEIADQWQKWLRAHIDFTIRLSDRLYAAEMAVRRSKMEIVELRKISSKVGHADEEEMKYLYETGDSIQGEGGSIYEEAIDMQEEEQRSSKRTLDRTSTRPEVALTTAASSVTLTPSTATIKEVSSTSLQPSQITIVRVQSAASRQASRTSVKSAPSATSRQASKTTVKLSQSATSGKASKTSVKSARSSTSKQGSRISIKSALSAFSRQASKATLKSAKSMASVKSGTKINEELRTWPIGTPWEHLGLEDAYEEEEYEKLPLPSNEQEMREFLKKFTHQATIYRSYYKHWKETADRATKEIGGRLVLATFQVQGKDQTGRTKRPVRPKPCGSVSKRKLVKSKDQQVNTSDLSQKASIASLKSGKRSTVTIKEKSQERLNKESQKSIEVPDWVRECARALEPIPYLFYVRTEPDIDIAIEHDDEEVILVDLDREGVIAQSRRVFFNLTDKPCKGGKPWI